A single region of the Chryseobacterium sp. 6424 genome encodes:
- a CDS encoding T9SS type A sorting domain-containing protein has translation MKNLLSSIIFFGMLVLFSADLSAQVSREPFAAAQKSDDGVLVAYPNPARDFIIVKSKDASLKIKSVTFYSILGMQVAEYAVNMNSGEIRLDKLRPGKYLMRYTLSDNTQKVTQIVKH, from the coding sequence GTGAAAAATTTACTGTCTTCTATTATATTTTTTGGCATGTTGGTCTTGTTTTCTGCGGACCTTTCCGCGCAGGTCAGCCGAGAGCCTTTTGCTGCGGCACAAAAGTCTGATGACGGCGTGTTGGTGGCATATCCTAATCCTGCCCGTGATTTTATTATTGTAAAGTCTAAGGACGCTTCACTGAAAATCAAATCAGTTACATTTTATTCAATCCTAGGCATGCAGGTGGCGGAATATGCGGTGAATATGAACTCGGGTGAGATTCGGCTTGATAAGCTTCGCCCTGGTAAATACCTGATGAGATACACCCTGAGCGATAATACGCAGAAAGTGACCCAAATTGTAAAACATTAA